In one window of Vanrija pseudolonga chromosome 5, complete sequence DNA:
- the PSF1 gene encoding DNA replication complex GINS protein PSF1: MYGDLALQLVTAAHRSTLATTPQLPLPKYALPLILSICLETRQLGTAITEAAASQRAELSQDRGLVCALTIQHLAARRNKRCLLAYLSTRVGGIKERWWDAGGALAYLLSPAASSGSSADDAPDLRSALSTQELDFMRGYNSLVLDYKSDFLDVLDIAAGIDRPPGELMVDVRVLKDAGDVVLDTGERVEFRKGERFRLERSQVERLIVQGFLEEV, from the coding sequence ATGtacggcgacctcgcgctccagctTGTGACGGCCGCGCACCGCTCGACGCTGGCAACGACGCCGCAGCTCCCGCTACCCAAGTACGCGCTCCCGCTCATCCTTTCCATCTGCCTCGAGACGCGCCAGCTGGGCACGGCAAtcaccgaggcggcggcatcgcAGCGCGCAGAGCTGTCCCAGGACCGCGGGCTCGTCTGCGCGCTGACGAtccagcacctcgccgcgcgacgcaACAAGCGCTGTCTTCTAGCGTACCTGTCCACGCGGGTGGGCGGGATAAAAGAACGCTGGTgggacgctggcggcgcgctcgcgtaCCTGCTGTCCCCGGCAGCCAGCtccggctcgagcgcggacgacgcgccggacCTGCGGTCCGCGCTCTCGACACAAGAGCTCGACTTCATGCGCGGGTACAAttcgctcgtgctcgactACAAGAGCGACTTTCTCGACGTGCTGGATATTGCGGCGGGGATTGATCGCCCGCCCGGCGAGCTCATGGTCGACGTCCGCGTGCTCAAGGACGCGGGGGATGTGGTTCTGGATacgggcgagcgcgtcgagttCCGCAAGGGCGAGAGGTTTAGGTTGGAGAGGTCGCAGGTCGAGCGGTTGATCGTGCAAGGGTTCTTGGAGGAGGTTTAG